A region of Candidatus Roizmanbacteria bacterium DNA encodes the following proteins:
- a CDS encoding YifB family Mg chelatase-like AAA ATPase: MLSKVTAGSTLGLHGVLVEVEVDVAGRGFPTFTIVGLPGKSIDEAKERVRTAVSNAGYEMPDSRITVNLAPADVPKSGTAFDLAIAIGILTSSRVLEQSALRESMFIGELSLQGHVRRVNGIIPLIILAKEKQITTVYIPKENVEEASIFDDIDIYPVGSLEELISHLTGKERIDRYLHVVDRRENGNPPGLYDFSQIKGQEQAKRALEIAAAGFHNVHLKGSPGAGKTLLSRSMPTILPLLDKREMLEVAKIYSVTGEISREIFDGVRPFRAPHHTISRVGLIGGGSNPTPGEISMSHRGVLFLDEFPEFPRSVLEALRQPIEDGIVTVSRAAGTLTFPARFLLLAASNPCPCGYLGHPKRACKCSPSLVYRYQKRLSGPLLDRIDLHIDVQPVEVGKLSETYTSESSQEIRVRVEKARFMQKRRFDKTNISFNSEMSSSDTKRCCTLEEQAFQILNQAVERLSLSARSYFKMIKISRTIADLDGSEKISTPHITEALQYRAKES; encoded by the coding sequence ATGCTTTCAAAAGTTACAGCCGGATCAACTCTCGGTCTTCACGGAGTGCTTGTAGAAGTTGAAGTAGACGTTGCCGGCCGCGGCTTTCCCACTTTTACTATTGTCGGCCTGCCTGGAAAATCAATTGATGAAGCAAAAGAGCGGGTCAGGACTGCAGTTTCCAATGCCGGATATGAAATGCCTGATTCTCGCATCACCGTCAATCTCGCTCCCGCCGATGTTCCCAAATCAGGAACTGCTTTTGATCTTGCGATTGCAATAGGTATTCTGACGTCTTCCCGGGTTTTGGAACAGTCCGCACTTAGAGAAAGCATGTTTATCGGAGAGCTTTCACTTCAAGGGCATGTACGGCGTGTGAACGGGATTATCCCGCTCATTATTCTGGCTAAAGAAAAACAAATTACCACAGTTTATATTCCGAAAGAAAATGTTGAAGAAGCATCAATTTTTGATGATATTGATATCTATCCGGTAGGTTCCCTTGAAGAATTGATATCTCATCTTACAGGAAAAGAACGTATAGACCGATATTTACACGTTGTTGACCGGAGAGAAAACGGAAACCCGCCCGGTTTGTATGATTTTTCTCAGATCAAGGGTCAGGAACAGGCAAAGCGAGCTCTTGAGATTGCGGCTGCGGGATTTCATAATGTGCATCTGAAAGGCTCACCGGGGGCAGGTAAAACTTTACTATCAAGATCAATGCCGACTATTCTTCCTTTACTTGATAAACGCGAGATGCTGGAAGTAGCCAAAATTTATTCCGTCACAGGTGAAATCTCAAGAGAGATTTTTGACGGAGTTCGTCCTTTCCGTGCTCCACATCACACGATATCCCGCGTCGGATTGATCGGCGGCGGGAGCAATCCAACTCCAGGCGAGATATCGATGTCCCACCGGGGCGTATTGTTTCTTGATGAGTTTCCCGAATTTCCACGAAGTGTCCTTGAGGCTTTGAGACAACCGATAGAGGACGGTATTGTGACGGTCTCCAGGGCTGCAGGCACTTTGACATTTCCGGCCAGATTTCTTCTTCTGGCGGCATCGAACCCCTGTCCATGCGGATATCTCGGACATCCGAAAAGAGCATGCAAGTGTTCACCAAGCCTTGTATACCGTTATCAGAAAAGATTGTCCGGGCCTCTTCTTGACAGGATTGATCTGCATATTGACGTGCAGCCTGTGGAGGTGGGAAAACTGTCCGAGACGTATACATCAGAATCGAGTCAAGAAATTCGTGTTCGGGTTGAAAAAGCTCGTTTCATGCAAAAACGGAGGTTCGATAAAACTAATATTTCGTTTAATAGTGAGATGAGTTCATCGGATACCAAAAGATGCTGCACACTTGAAGAACAGGCATTTCAGATACTGAATCAAGCTGTTGAGCGTCTCAGTCTTTCCGCACGATCATATTTTAAGATGATCAAAATTTCCCGTACAATTGCTGATTTAGATGGTTCTGAAAAGATTAGTACTCCGCATATCACCGAAGCTCTCCAGTATCGAGCAAAAGAGTCTTAA